TCGGCAAAGCGGAAATCGGCATAGCCGAGCACGCAGGCGAGCGCGATCTGCGCGATGTCGAGCGGGCGCAACAGCGTGTCGGCCTGCTTCTCGAATCGCGCCATGCCGTTCCAGGCCCGGGCCCAGTGGTCGTCGGCCCACGCCTGCCAGCGCAGCGGCTCCGGCCGCACCAGGTTCTCGTAGCGGCACAGCAGCATCGAATCGAGCATGCCCTGCAGCATGGAGTGCTCGGTCTTTACCTTCCAGCGCATCGGCCCTGAAGCCGGGATCAGCTTGCCGCCGCCGGCCAGTTCGTCGAGATATTCGACGATGACGTAGGAATCGAGAATGACGTCGCCGTTGTCGAGGATCAGGACCGGCAGCTTCTTCAGCGGCGTGATCTTCGAATATTCGTCATTGGGCTGGCCCGGCACCACGGTCGCCGGGATGAACTCGATTCGATCGATCAGCCCGAGTTCGATCGCGGCAATACGCACCTTGCGGGCGAACGGCGAGGCCGGGGAGAACGAGAGTTTCATGTTGTTGTTCCTTGAATAGCGTCCAAAACCACGACCCTCATCCTGAGGAGGGCGCCGTTTGGCGCGCGTCT
The sequence above is drawn from the Bradyrhizobium sediminis genome and encodes:
- a CDS encoding glutathione S-transferase family protein; amino-acid sequence: MKLSFSPASPFARKVRIAAIELGLIDRIEFIPATVVPGQPNDEYSKITPLKKLPVLILDNGDVILDSYVIVEYLDELAGGGKLIPASGPMRWKVKTEHSMLQGMLDSMLLCRYENLVRPEPLRWQAWADDHWARAWNGMARFEKQADTLLRPLDIAQIALACVLGYADFRFADCGWRKAFPKLDAFHQKMLERPSVKISLPPPA